A single genomic interval of Spinacia oleracea cultivar Varoflay chromosome 6, BTI_SOV_V1, whole genome shotgun sequence harbors:
- the LOC130463024 gene encoding uncharacterized protein: MSTPFSEDIMNVPKEPKVKTPAIEAYDGTTDPDMHLVAYRHHMYVQGTNEATWCNYFPATLKGVASKWFERLPPGQLPLQRAANPVLHQVHGTQGRKENKGLKKGSFKFDLVKKSVRTMAEVLDEAEAFIHATEICSASKDGRTGEATDSSGKKDKIHRKTPRLNGTWALLKEHDTNSPGHKRELPQEREYFEYNTDLLKILKDVGTRFDLERPFPMKSPAESRDPKLYCQFHEDIGHDTKNCRSLKRALEGLASKGHLKNYLQRNAHDSGKNQCKKNKSPVSPTEGNHSEGGFVAVISGDRLLEDPP, encoded by the exons atgagtactCCTTTCTCAGAGGATATCATGAATGTCCCGAAAGAGCCCAAGGTAAAAACTCCTGCCATTGAAGCCTATGACGGTACCACCGATCCAGATATGCACCTAGTTGCATACCGTCAccacatgtatgttcaaggaaccaatgaagccacttggtgcaatTACTTCCCTGCCACTCTTAAAGGGGTAGCGTCCAAATGGTTTGAGCGACTACCACCGGGTCAATTGCCTCTTCAACGAGCTGCAAACCCTGTTCTCCACcaggttcatggcacacaaggaagaaaggaaaataa GGGATTGAAGAAAGGATCCTTCAAGTTTGACCTGGTCAAGAAAAGTGTGCGGACTATGGCCGAAGTTTTGGACGAggctgaagcatttatccatgcaacagaaatatgcagcgcgtcaaaAGATGGAAGGACTGGAGAAGCAACAGATTCCTCTGGGAAGAAAGACAAAATACACCGAAAAACCCCACGATTAAATGGTACTTGGGCTCTTTTaaaagagcatgataccaactCTCCTGGACACAAGAGAGAACTCCCACAAGAAAGAGAATATTTCGAGTACAACACAGATCTCCTCAAGATACTGAAAGACGTCGGAACCAGATTTGACCTTGAACGGCCTTTTCCCATGAAGTCTCCTGCTGAGAGTCGAGACCCTAAGCTATATTGTcagttccatgaagatataGGGCATGATACCAAGAACTGTAGAAGCTTGAAGAGAGCGCTAGAAggcctagcctccaaaggacacctcaagaactacttacagaGAAATGCTCACGACTCTGGAAAGAACCAGtgcaaaaagaacaagtcacccgtCTCACCTACAGAGGGAAATCACAGCGAAGGgggatttgtagccgtcatatctgggGACCGCCTgctggaggacccaccatga
- the LOC110784038 gene encoding transcription factor VOZ1: MRKGLKRNGCKSASHQLFKDRAKNRVDDLQMIFSDLQSARKDSRTVDAAVLEEQVYLMLREWKSELNEPSPAPSVQNDSLGTFSSDIYRLLHLCDEEDDATSPFELPLPKSEPDVQKFQAVDAIGFQEGPEVKPGSQEPNFSSVDQCKGSPGFRSLTTTNMEMANQLDYNQFNLHVDLEHHYFGGYSGVDVGALYAHPISGFLPNVCPPPSAFLGPKCALWDCPRPAQGSDWWQDYCSSFHATLALNEGPPGMTPVLRPGGIGLKDGLLFAALSAKVQGKDVGIPACEGAATAKSPWNAPELFDLLVLEGETIREWLFFDKPRRAFESGNRKQRSLPDYSGRGWHESRKQVMDEFNGLKRSYYMDPQPLNNYEWHLYEYEINKCDVCALYRLELKLVDRKKTPRGKSGNDSVSELQKQMGRLTAEFPLDNRRPLKGRTKFNSKDGVGNLQSDPNELINGDKTFDHGVGAPYGYLVENIGDYYLK, translated from the exons ATGAGGAAGGGTTTGAAAAGAAATGGCTGCAAGTCAGCATCACACCAGCTCTTTAAGGATAGAGCAAAGAATCGAGTCGATGATCTTCAGATGATATTTTCAGATCTGCAATCGGCAAGGAAGGACAGTCGTACAGTTGATGCTGCAGTTCTTGAAGAGCAGGTCTATCTAATGTTGCGTGAATGGAAATCCGAACTTAATGAGCCCTCCCCTGCGCCATCCGTACAA AACGATAGTCTTGGTACATTCTCTTCGGACATCTATCGGCTGTTGCATCTTTgtgatgaagaagatgatgcTACAAGCCCATTTGAGCTTCCTCTGCCAAAGTCTGAGCCTGACGTTCAGAAATTCCAAGCTGTAGATGCTATTGGCTTCCAAGAG GGCCCTGAAGTGAAGCCTGGATCACAGGAGCCGAATTTCTCATCAGTTGATCAATGCAAAGGATCTCCTGGATTTCGCAGTTTGACAACAACTAATATGGAAATGGCCAACCAGCTTGATTATAATCAATTTAATCTGCATGTTGACCTTGAACATCACTATTTTGGTGGTTATAGTGGTGTTGATGTTGGTGCTCTGTACGCACACCCCATTTCAGGATTTCTGCCCAATGTATGCCCACCACCTTCGGCTTTTCTGGGACCAAAATGTGCACTCTGGGATTGTCCTAGGCCTGCTCAAGGATCAGACTGGTGGCAAGATTACTGCAGTAGTTTCCATGCTACACTTGCATTAAATGAGGGCCCACCTGGAATGACTCCGGTCCTACGTCCCGGAGGCATCGGCCTGAAGGATGGTTTGCTTTTTGCTGCTTTGAGCGCGAAGGTACAAGGAAAAGATGTTGGGATTCCAGCATGCGAGGGGGCAGCAACTGCAAAGTCCCCTTGGAATGCCCCTG AGCTTTTTGACCTCTTGGTTCTTGAGGGTGAAACTATTAGGGAGTGGCTCTTCTTTGACAAACCTCGAAGAGCATTTGAGAGTGGAAACAGAAAGCAGAGATCATTGCCAGATTACAGTGGCCGAGGGTGGCATGAGTCGAGAAAACAAGTTATGGATGAGTTCAATGGGCTGAAAAGATCTTATTATATGGATCCTCAGCCACTGAATAACTATGAATGGCATCTGTACGAGTACGAGATTAATAAGTGTGATGTGTGTGCACTGTATAGATTGGAACTCAAGCTGGTAGATCGTAAGAAAACTCCCAGAGGGAAATCAGGAAATGATTCTGTTTCTGAGCTACAGAAGCAGATGGGTAGACTTACTGCTGAGTTTCCGCTCGATAACAGACGTCCACTGAAAGGAAGGACTAAGTTCAACAGCAAAGACGGTGTTGGAAATCTCCAATCTGATCCCAATGAATTAATCAATGGAGATAAAACATTTGATCATGGGGTTGGTGCACCATATGGGTATCTTGTGGAGAATATAGGTGATTACTACCTCAAGTAG